One Cellulomonas soli DNA window includes the following coding sequences:
- a CDS encoding outer membrane protein assembly factor BamB family protein gives MGAMAEIELVEDDDPPRTPDASPADHGPRSSRLRRLRWIAAGAVGVLAVGVVGTQLVIDARQRALAARYADVPGVLAPLRPDLTVLWRTAPDEPQTDGFAPRIAVGDVVMRGTASGVGTITLDGVDAATGDPLWAQTVSVPGATASDDPLVSPQISCAATALYRREFGGPVTPGPVDVDGTAICVVTTLTLMVETRFDNASSNQFSAGYTTLLVVDTVTGEVAERADLPYGTYASPLPDGYVTKVPDVLPDPSWESIDVVPTVASTISRYTWGEQDPRWSFRTEPLDLVDNGWLSATEDGRRMSVSVGSTAWLVDDRTGAFLDTRGAADTDATGGQRWASYGLLPDDATLVTTSGSDGSSSTTLVTRDGEHVDLDDLSTVQAYPDDGSTAGLLLARVQDPDTGVGALTAIDLGTGEQAWTSKAEVSWSIVVLDGIVYSLAMDTLWAVDASDGSVLWSTHLQHTEGWLLTDGSVAVVSADGRLDAYDLGSGAVAWSAAIVLGEDGPQLIPVPDGPTASPTKPDGSRWAPWTDGYISAAGRRLAWMTSSGGLVVLG, from the coding sequence ATGGGGGCGATGGCGGAGATCGAGCTCGTCGAGGACGACGACCCGCCGAGGACGCCGGACGCGTCACCGGCGGACCACGGACCACGCTCGTCACGGCTGCGCAGGCTGCGGTGGATCGCGGCCGGGGCCGTGGGTGTGCTGGCGGTCGGCGTCGTGGGCACGCAGCTGGTGATCGACGCCCGGCAGCGTGCGCTGGCCGCCCGGTACGCCGACGTCCCGGGGGTGCTCGCGCCGCTGCGGCCCGACCTGACGGTGCTGTGGCGGACGGCTCCCGACGAGCCGCAGACCGACGGCTTCGCGCCGCGGATCGCGGTCGGCGACGTCGTCATGCGCGGGACCGCTTCCGGAGTCGGGACGATCACGCTCGACGGCGTGGACGCCGCGACCGGCGATCCCCTGTGGGCGCAGACGGTCAGCGTGCCCGGCGCGACGGCGAGCGACGACCCGCTCGTCTCCCCGCAGATCTCGTGCGCGGCCACGGCGCTGTACCGCAGGGAGTTCGGCGGTCCGGTCACCCCGGGTCCGGTCGACGTCGACGGGACGGCCATCTGCGTCGTCACGACCCTCACCCTCATGGTCGAGACCCGGTTCGACAACGCGAGCTCGAACCAGTTCTCTGCGGGCTACACGACCCTGCTCGTCGTCGACACGGTCACCGGTGAGGTGGCCGAGCGCGCGGACCTGCCGTACGGCACGTACGCCAGCCCACTTCCCGACGGCTACGTCACCAAGGTCCCTGACGTGCTCCCCGACCCCAGCTGGGAGTCAATAGACGTGGTCCCCACGGTCGCGAGCACGATCTCCCGGTACACGTGGGGTGAGCAGGATCCTCGGTGGTCGTTCCGGACGGAGCCGCTGGACCTGGTGGACAACGGCTGGCTCTCCGCCACGGAGGACGGTCGGCGGATGAGTGTCAGCGTCGGCAGCACGGCCTGGCTGGTCGACGACCGTACCGGCGCGTTCCTCGACACCCGCGGCGCCGCCGACACCGACGCGACCGGTGGTCAGCGGTGGGCCTCGTACGGCCTGCTCCCCGACGACGCCACGCTGGTCACCACCAGCGGGTCCGACGGCTCGAGCAGCACGACCCTCGTGACCCGCGACGGCGAGCACGTGGATCTCGACGACCTCTCCACGGTGCAGGCCTACCCCGACGACGGCAGCACCGCGGGCCTGCTCCTGGCTCGGGTCCAGGACCCGGACACCGGCGTCGGCGCGCTCACCGCGATCGACCTCGGGACCGGTGAGCAGGCATGGACGTCGAAGGCCGAGGTGTCCTGGTCGATCGTCGTGCTCGACGGGATCGTCTACTCGCTCGCCATGGACACGCTGTGGGCGGTCGACGCCTCCGACGGCTCCGTCCTCTGGTCCACGCACCTGCAGCACACCGAGGGCTGGCTCCTGACCGACGGCTCGGTGGCGGTCGTCAGCGCCGACGGCCGCCTCGACGCCTACGACCTGGGCAGCGGCGCGGTGGCCTGGTCGGCCGCGATCGTGCTCGGCGAGGACGGCCCGCAGCTCATCCCCGTCCCCGACGGACCGACGGCCTCTCCGACGAAGCCCGACGGCTCGCGCTGGGCGCCCTGGACGGACGGCTACATCTCCGCGGCCGGCCGCCGGCTGGCGTGGATGACCTCGTCGGGCGGTCTGGTGGTGCTCGGGTGA
- the rlmB gene encoding 23S rRNA (guanosine(2251)-2'-O)-methyltransferase RlmB translates to MAGNSQRRGATRKAGSKKGATAGTGGKNRRSLEGKGPTPKAEDRPYHKAHKAKVASERRTATGTAASPRTSSPRTAGPRGPRSGGKGGTRSSTHEILSGRNSVVEALRAGIPVSTVYLAARLEADERTKEIISTAADAGYPLLEVSRTELDRLTDGSVHQGVAIQVPPYAYADDEDLLDAAEATGRPALVVALDGVTDPRNLGAVLRSAGAFGAHGVLVPERRAAGVTASAWKVSAGAAARVPVARVTNLVRTLQAYKKAGLFVVGLDGGGEVAVADLPYVGDPLVLVVGSEGKGLSRLVREECDAIASIPIASAVESLNAGVAAGIALYEVARQRTS, encoded by the coding sequence ATGGCTGGCAACTCCCAGCGTCGCGGGGCGACCCGCAAGGCAGGATCCAAGAAGGGCGCGACCGCCGGGACGGGCGGCAAGAACCGCCGCTCGCTCGAGGGCAAGGGCCCCACGCCCAAGGCGGAGGACCGCCCGTACCACAAGGCGCACAAGGCCAAGGTGGCCTCGGAGCGCCGGACGGCCACCGGCACCGCGGCGTCGCCGCGCACCTCCTCGCCGCGCACCGCGGGCCCGCGTGGCCCTCGCTCGGGCGGCAAGGGCGGCACCCGTTCGTCGACCCACGAGATCCTCTCCGGGCGCAACTCGGTCGTCGAGGCGCTGCGCGCGGGCATCCCCGTGTCGACGGTCTACCTGGCCGCGCGGCTCGAGGCGGACGAGCGGACGAAGGAGATCATCTCCACGGCCGCCGACGCCGGGTACCCGTTGCTCGAGGTCAGCCGCACCGAGCTCGACCGTCTGACCGACGGCTCCGTGCACCAGGGTGTCGCGATCCAGGTCCCGCCGTACGCGTACGCGGACGACGAGGACCTGCTGGACGCCGCCGAGGCGACCGGGCGTCCCGCGCTGGTCGTCGCGCTCGACGGCGTGACCGACCCGCGCAACCTGGGTGCCGTGCTGCGGTCGGCCGGGGCGTTCGGCGCGCACGGCGTGCTGGTCCCGGAGCGTCGCGCCGCGGGCGTGACCGCCTCGGCGTGGAAGGTGTCCGCCGGTGCGGCCGCCCGCGTGCCGGTCGCCCGCGTGACGAACCTGGTGCGCACCCTGCAGGCCTACAAGAAGGCCGGGCTGTTCGTCGTCGGGCTCGACGGGGGCGGCGAGGTCGCCGTCGCGGACCTGCCGTACGTCGGCGACCCGCTGGTGCTCGTCGTCGGGTCGGAGGGCAAGGGCCTGTCGCGGCTGGTGCGCGAGGAGTGCGACGCGATCGCGTCGATCCCGATCGCCTCGGCCGTCGAGTCCCTCAACGCCGGTGTCGCGGCCGGGATCGCGCTGTACGAGGTCGCGCGCCAGCGCACCTCCTGA
- a CDS encoding alanine racemase, translated as MTLGAGLGKQGAGLGRPGAGLGARLDAATKGLPAPLAVLDLDALDANAVDLVRRAAGTPVRLASKSLRVRHVLTQVLARPGFAGVMAYSVREALWLVGHGVHDVLVGYPSVDTEALDALAADPVAAAGITLMVDDVAQVDLLAQAAARHGTDGAHGARGARLQVCLDVDASLHLRVGPWSAHLGVRRSPVHSPREAAELAGRIAERDGVHVRGVMFYEAQVAGMPDSDLLVRAVKRASVADLDRRRRLVVDAVQDTLGHPLTLVNSGGSGSLESSAGDPVVTEVTAGSGLYVPTLFDHYRSFAPRPAAYFGLDVVRVPAPGYATVFGGGYVASGPATRSRLPRPVAPDGLLLTGREGAGEVQTPLRTRGQDLRVGDRVWFRHAKAGEQMERFDTVHLVRGDRVETSVPTYRGEGRTFG; from the coding sequence ATGACGCTGGGAGCAGGGCTCGGAAAGCAGGGCGCAGGGCTCGGAAGGCCGGGAGCAGGGCTCGGAGCGCGACTCGACGCCGCCACGAAGGGCCTGCCCGCACCGCTGGCGGTGCTGGACCTCGACGCGCTCGACGCGAACGCCGTGGACCTGGTCCGGCGGGCTGCGGGAACGCCCGTGCGGCTGGCCAGCAAGTCGCTGCGCGTGCGGCACGTGCTCACGCAGGTGCTCGCCCGGCCCGGCTTCGCCGGGGTGATGGCGTACAGCGTGCGCGAGGCGCTCTGGCTCGTCGGTCACGGCGTGCACGACGTCCTCGTCGGCTACCCGAGCGTCGACACCGAGGCGCTCGACGCGCTCGCGGCCGACCCGGTGGCGGCAGCGGGGATCACCCTCATGGTCGACGACGTCGCCCAGGTCGACCTGCTCGCGCAGGCGGCGGCACGGCACGGGACGGACGGGGCGCACGGTGCTCGCGGTGCCCGGCTGCAGGTGTGCCTCGACGTGGACGCGTCGTTGCACCTGCGGGTCGGGCCGTGGAGCGCGCACCTCGGTGTCCGCCGCTCTCCCGTGCACTCCCCGCGCGAGGCCGCCGAGCTCGCCGGCCGGATCGCCGAGCGCGACGGCGTGCACGTGCGCGGGGTCATGTTCTACGAGGCGCAGGTCGCCGGTATGCCCGACTCCGACCTGCTCGTGCGGGCCGTCAAGCGTGCCTCCGTCGCGGACCTCGACCGGCGGCGCAGGCTCGTGGTCGACGCCGTGCAGGACACCCTCGGTCACCCGCTCACGCTCGTGAACTCCGGTGGGTCGGGGTCGCTCGAGTCGAGTGCCGGCGACCCCGTCGTGACCGAGGTGACCGCGGGCTCCGGGCTGTACGTGCCGACGTTGTTCGACCACTACCGCTCCTTCGCCCCGCGCCCGGCCGCCTACTTCGGGCTCGACGTGGTGCGAGTGCCCGCGCCGGGCTACGCGACGGTCTTCGGTGGTGGGTACGTGGCCTCCGGCCCCGCGACCCGCAGCCGGCTCCCGCGTCCGGTCGCCCCGGACGGCCTGCTGCTCACCGGTCGGGAGGGCGCCGGTGAGGTGCAGACCCCGCTGCGCACCCGCGGGCAGGACCTGCGGGTGGGGGACCGGGTGTGGTTCCGGCACGCCAAGGCCGGCGAGCAGATGGAGCGGTTCGACACCGTGCACCTGGTGCGCGGCGACCGGGTCGAGACCTCGGTGCCGACCTATCGGGGTGAGGGCCGCACGTTCGGCTGA
- a CDS encoding outer membrane protein assembly factor BamB family protein, whose amino-acid sequence MSRAMDDVELVEDAEHDAEHDAEHDAAAPPASTGSAPSATQRHRRRTTRWAAAVAVVGLALAVGTTQLVLDARERTRVARLADVPGVLAPLREDLDVLWRSDEVAGITTATPVDDLLVLATQDGPVLSLAAVDTGSGDPVWSVPVLDLGADADTSAAADASARCAQDAGDDQPATMTCVATATVGQVDIPMAGGTRLSPLTRSVVLHVEQTTGTVLDSVDLGTRTTAVPTADGWTATTPSIPPEELGSVAEHAPCTVTVEARTWTDAESPWTFETAPIEDCVGDLVSTVEDARVFAVAWRGQVTLLDRTTGTVVDEFDLPNSPRASVRLIDGTAAVSWFDDGSYRTTLRTVDGARHDLPPTAQLLDPSADDGSVPGLLIASVSSGAGNSHLARIDPADGTVLWESTVSSTQVQVLDGTLLGSGAGGLAAVDPATGTVRWLRTGTPDGTVYTDGILLLTVSLEAGRIDAYRVTDGEPAWSLLLTGGADGPGVTPAVDETASSRTVQAPTSPDDLWVTAVGNHLALVESDRTVAVLG is encoded by the coding sequence GTGAGCAGGGCGATGGACGACGTCGAGCTGGTCGAGGACGCGGAGCACGACGCGGAGCACGACGCGGAGCACGACGCGGCGGCACCGCCCGCCAGCACCGGTTCGGCACCGAGCGCCACGCAGCGGCATCGGCGACGAACCACCCGCTGGGCAGCCGCTGTCGCCGTGGTGGGCCTCGCCCTGGCCGTGGGCACGACGCAGCTCGTGCTCGACGCCCGCGAGCGCACCCGCGTCGCCCGGCTCGCCGACGTGCCCGGTGTGCTCGCCCCGCTGCGCGAGGACCTGGACGTGCTGTGGCGCTCGGACGAGGTGGCCGGGATCACCACCGCGACCCCGGTCGACGACCTGCTCGTCCTGGCCACGCAGGACGGCCCGGTGCTCAGCCTCGCGGCGGTCGACACCGGCTCGGGCGACCCCGTGTGGTCGGTGCCCGTGCTCGACCTGGGCGCCGACGCGGACACCAGCGCCGCCGCGGACGCCTCCGCCAGGTGCGCGCAGGACGCGGGCGACGACCAGCCCGCGACGATGACCTGCGTCGCGACGGCCACCGTGGGTCAGGTCGACATCCCGATGGCCGGCGGCACTCGGCTCTCGCCGCTGACCCGCTCGGTCGTGCTGCACGTCGAGCAGACCACCGGGACGGTCCTGGACTCGGTGGACCTGGGCACCCGGACCACCGCGGTACCCACCGCCGACGGCTGGACGGCCACGACGCCGAGCATCCCGCCCGAGGAGCTGGGCTCCGTCGCCGAGCACGCCCCGTGCACCGTGACCGTCGAGGCCCGCACCTGGACCGATGCGGAGTCCCCGTGGACCTTCGAGACCGCGCCGATCGAGGACTGCGTCGGCGACCTGGTCAGCACCGTCGAGGACGCCCGCGTGTTCGCCGTCGCGTGGCGCGGCCAGGTCACGCTGCTCGACCGGACCACGGGCACGGTGGTCGACGAGTTCGACCTTCCCAACTCGCCCCGGGCGTCGGTGCGACTGATCGACGGCACGGCCGCGGTGTCCTGGTTCGACGACGGCTCCTACCGGACCACGCTGCGCACGGTCGACGGTGCACGTCACGACCTGCCGCCGACGGCGCAGCTGCTCGACCCGTCGGCGGACGACGGCAGCGTCCCGGGCCTCCTGATCGCGTCCGTGTCCTCAGGCGCCGGGAACAGCCACCTGGCCCGGATCGACCCGGCCGACGGCACGGTCCTGTGGGAGTCGACGGTCTCGTCCACCCAGGTCCAGGTGCTGGACGGGACGCTGCTCGGCTCGGGTGCGGGCGGGCTGGCCGCCGTCGACCCGGCGACGGGCACGGTCCGGTGGCTGCGGACCGGCACCCCCGACGGGACGGTCTACACCGACGGCATCCTGCTGCTCACCGTCTCGCTCGAGGCCGGCCGCATCGACGCCTACCGGGTGACCGACGGGGAACCCGCCTGGTCGCTGCTGCTCACGGGAGGTGCCGACGGCCCCGGTGTGACACCTGCGGTTGACGAGACCGCGAGCTCCCGGACGGTGCAGGCGCCGACCAGCCCCGACGACCTGTGGGTCACCGCGGTCGGGAATCACCTCGCGCTCGTCGAGTCGGACCGCACCGTCGCCGTGCTGGGCTGA
- a CDS encoding DUF4032 domain-containing protein: MSANRLSLQITAASPDPALLDLPWHVPLAEWPAETLAALPRGISRHIVRFARMSGRVIAIKEIGESVAYREYELLRQLSRLDVPSVEPVGVITGRRAPDGEPLEAVLITEHLQFSLPYRALFSQSLRPDTATRLIDALAVLLVRLHLIGFYWGDVSLSNTLFRRDAETFAAYLVDAETGDLHEKLTEGQRAYDLEVARVNIIGELMDLQAGEFLEEDVDAVAIGNALADRYRELWVALTSTESFGYGDRWRVQARIDRLNDLGFDVGELDITTDVEGTTVRIQPKVVDAGHHSRRLMRLTGLDVQENQARRLLNDLDEFRAATDRQREDESFVAHDWLTEIFEPAVRAVPKNLRKKLEPAQIYHELLDHRWFVSQQEQRDVPMPEIVKSYVKHILPTRPDEQAILGVQAADLREDEGDLPGDMLIG; this comes from the coding sequence ATGAGCGCCAACCGGCTGAGCCTGCAGATCACCGCGGCCTCCCCCGACCCTGCGCTGCTGGACCTGCCCTGGCACGTCCCGCTCGCGGAGTGGCCGGCCGAGACCCTCGCCGCGCTCCCCCGCGGCATCTCGCGGCACATCGTGCGGTTCGCACGGATGTCCGGCCGGGTCATCGCGATCAAGGAGATCGGCGAGTCCGTCGCGTACCGCGAGTACGAGCTGCTGCGTCAGCTGAGCCGGCTCGACGTGCCGTCCGTGGAGCCGGTCGGCGTCATCACCGGCCGACGAGCCCCGGACGGCGAGCCGCTCGAGGCCGTGCTCATCACCGAGCACCTGCAGTTCTCGCTGCCGTACCGCGCGCTGTTCAGCCAGTCGCTGCGCCCGGACACCGCCACACGGCTGATCGACGCCCTGGCCGTGCTGCTCGTGCGGCTGCACCTGATCGGCTTCTACTGGGGTGACGTCTCGCTGTCGAACACGCTGTTCCGGCGTGACGCCGAGACGTTCGCGGCCTACCTGGTCGACGCCGAGACCGGCGACCTGCACGAGAAGCTCACCGAGGGGCAGCGCGCCTACGACCTCGAGGTCGCCCGGGTGAACATCATCGGCGAGCTCATGGACCTGCAGGCCGGCGAGTTCCTCGAGGAGGACGTCGACGCCGTCGCCATCGGCAACGCGCTGGCGGACCGGTACCGCGAGCTGTGGGTCGCGCTGACGTCCACCGAGTCGTTCGGCTACGGCGACCGCTGGCGCGTGCAGGCACGCATCGACCGGCTCAACGACCTGGGCTTCGACGTCGGCGAGCTCGACATCACGACCGACGTCGAGGGCACCACGGTGCGCATCCAGCCGAAGGTCGTCGACGCCGGACACCACTCGCGCCGACTCATGCGGCTGACGGGCCTCGACGTGCAGGAGAACCAGGCGCGGCGCCTGCTCAACGACCTCGACGAGTTCCGGGCGGCCACCGACCGGCAGCGCGAGGACGAGTCGTTCGTCGCGCACGACTGGCTCACCGAGATCTTCGAGCCGGCGGTGCGCGCGGTGCCCAAGAACCTGCGCAAGAAGCTCGAGCCCGCGCAGATCTACCACGAGCTGCTCGACCACCGCTGGTTCGTGTCCCAGCAGGAGCAGCGCGACGTCCCCATGCCGGAGATCGTCAAGAGCTACGTCAAGCACATCCTGCCGACCCGCCCCGACGAGCAGGCGATCCTCGGTGTCCAGGCGGCCGACCTGCGCGAGGACGAGGGCGACCTGCCCGGCGACATGCTCATCGGCTGA
- a CDS encoding ABC transporter ATP-binding protein: MATVTFDQATRVYPGTERPAVDALNLHIEDGEFLVLVGPSGCGKSTSLRMLAGLEDVNAGRILIGDRDVTDVQPKDRDIAMVFQNYALYPHMTVADNMGFALKIAGTPKAEIRTRVEEAAKILDLTQYLDRKPKALSGGQRQRVAMGRAIVRQPQVFLMDEPLSNLDAKLRVQTRTQIASLQRRLGVTTVYVTHDQTEALTMGDRIAVLKDGLLQQVGTPRDMYDTPANVFVAGFIGSPAMNIGTFPVLEGFAQLGRAKIAVPRDVITGLTPEDKNHVTIGFRPESLDVVPEGTPDSIPVIVNLVEELGSDAFVYGSLTNEFGQADAITSGAGDAQVIVRVDPRQVPAKGQTIYVRIRTGEQHLFHAGSGERIG, translated from the coding sequence ATGGCTACGGTCACGTTCGACCAGGCAACCCGGGTCTACCCCGGCACGGAGCGTCCCGCGGTGGACGCGCTCAACCTCCACATCGAGGACGGCGAGTTCCTCGTCCTCGTCGGCCCCTCGGGCTGCGGCAAGTCGACCTCCCTGCGCATGCTCGCGGGCCTCGAGGACGTCAACGCCGGCCGCATCCTCATCGGCGACCGCGACGTCACGGACGTCCAGCCGAAGGACCGCGACATCGCGATGGTCTTCCAGAACTACGCGCTGTACCCGCACATGACGGTCGCCGACAACATGGGCTTCGCGCTCAAGATCGCCGGCACCCCGAAGGCGGAGATCCGCACCCGCGTCGAGGAGGCTGCCAAGATCCTCGACCTGACCCAGTACCTCGACCGCAAGCCGAAGGCCCTCTCGGGTGGCCAGCGTCAGCGTGTCGCCATGGGTCGCGCCATCGTCCGTCAGCCCCAGGTCTTCCTCATGGACGAGCCGCTGTCGAACCTCGACGCCAAGCTCCGCGTGCAGACCCGTACGCAGATCGCCTCGCTCCAGCGTCGTCTGGGCGTCACGACGGTCTACGTCACGCACGACCAGACCGAGGCCCTGACCATGGGTGACCGCATCGCGGTCCTCAAGGACGGTCTCCTCCAGCAGGTCGGCACGCCGCGCGACATGTACGACACCCCGGCCAACGTGTTCGTCGCCGGCTTCATCGGTTCGCCGGCCATGAACATCGGCACGTTCCCGGTGCTCGAGGGCTTCGCCCAGCTCGGCCGCGCGAAGATCGCCGTCCCGCGCGACGTCATCACCGGCCTCACGCCGGAGGACAAGAACCACGTCACGATCGGCTTCCGTCCCGAGTCGCTCGACGTCGTGCCCGAGGGCACGCCCGACTCGATCCCGGTGATCGTGAACCTCGTCGAGGAGCTCGGCTCGGACGCGTTCGTGTACGGCTCGCTGACCAACGAGTTCGGTCAGGCCGACGCGATCACCTCCGGCGCCGGCGACGCGCAGGTCATCGTCCGCGTCGACCCGCGTCAGGTCCCCGCCAAGGGCCAGACGATCTACGTGCGGATCCGCACCGGCGAGCAGCACCTGTTCCACGCCGGCTCGGGCGAGCGCATCGGCTGA
- the cysS gene encoding cysteine--tRNA ligase translates to MTLRLFDTATRTVRDFVPLVPGEVGVYLCGATVQAPPHIGHLRSGIAFDVLVRWLRRTGHRVTLVRNVTDIDDKILAKAADAGEPWWAWAMANERAFTAAYDALGVLPPSYEPRATGHVPAMVELMQTLVDSGHAYVTDPGDVWFDVRSYGEYGSLTNQRVDDMVAAPEGGSEDTRKRDPRDFALWKAPRPGEPATASWDTPFGRGRPGWHLECSAMAQRYLGDTFDIHGGGLDLRFPHHENEQAQSRAAGHGFARYWLHNGWVTQGGAKMSKSLGNGLLVDAVLAQTRPVVLRYAMTAVQYRSMLEWTEDTLRESEATWERLAGFVERAAEQVGPADADEVARVELPAAFVEAMDDDLNVPAALAVVHEWLRAGNSALSRGEADVVRATMVQLRAMLDVLGLDPSSSTWTTGAGDQRHAHALEAVVAAELEARAQARAARDFATSDAIRDRLAAAGIVVEDSAAGARWTLAQTRADT, encoded by the coding sequence GTGACCCTGCGCCTCTTCGACACCGCCACCCGCACGGTGCGCGACTTCGTGCCCCTCGTCCCGGGTGAGGTCGGCGTCTACCTGTGTGGCGCCACGGTCCAGGCGCCCCCGCACATCGGCCACCTGCGGTCGGGCATCGCGTTCGACGTGCTGGTCCGCTGGCTGCGTCGGACCGGGCACCGCGTGACGCTGGTGCGCAACGTGACGGACATCGACGACAAGATCCTCGCCAAGGCCGCCGACGCCGGTGAGCCGTGGTGGGCGTGGGCCATGGCCAACGAGCGGGCGTTCACCGCCGCGTACGACGCGCTCGGAGTGCTGCCCCCGTCGTACGAGCCGCGCGCCACGGGCCACGTGCCGGCGATGGTCGAGCTCATGCAGACCCTCGTCGACTCCGGCCACGCGTACGTGACCGATCCGGGCGACGTGTGGTTCGACGTGCGCTCGTACGGCGAGTACGGCTCGTTGACGAACCAGCGGGTCGACGACATGGTGGCGGCCCCGGAGGGTGGGTCCGAGGACACGCGCAAGCGTGACCCGCGGGACTTCGCGCTGTGGAAGGCCCCGCGACCCGGCGAGCCCGCCACGGCCTCGTGGGACACGCCGTTCGGTCGTGGTCGGCCCGGGTGGCACCTGGAGTGCTCCGCCATGGCGCAGCGCTACCTGGGCGACACGTTCGACATCCACGGCGGCGGCCTCGACCTGCGCTTCCCGCACCACGAGAACGAGCAGGCGCAGTCGCGTGCCGCCGGCCACGGCTTCGCCCGGTACTGGCTGCACAACGGCTGGGTCACCCAGGGCGGCGCCAAGATGAGCAAGTCGCTCGGCAACGGTCTGCTCGTCGACGCCGTGCTGGCCCAGACCCGACCCGTCGTGCTGCGCTACGCGATGACGGCCGTGCAGTACCGCTCCATGCTGGAGTGGACCGAGGACACGCTGCGCGAGTCCGAGGCCACCTGGGAGCGGCTCGCCGGCTTCGTCGAGCGGGCCGCCGAGCAGGTCGGTCCGGCCGACGCCGACGAGGTCGCGCGGGTCGAGCTGCCGGCGGCGTTCGTCGAGGCGATGGACGACGACCTCAACGTGCCGGCCGCGCTCGCGGTGGTCCACGAGTGGCTGCGCGCGGGCAACTCCGCGCTCTCGCGCGGCGAGGCGGACGTGGTGCGTGCGACCATGGTGCAGCTGCGCGCGATGCTCGACGTGCTCGGCCTCGACCCGTCCAGCAGCACGTGGACCACGGGTGCCGGTGACCAGCGGCACGCGCACGCGCTCGAGGCGGTCGTGGCCGCCGAGCTCGAGGCCCGTGCCCAGGCGCGCGCGGCACGCGATTTCGCGACCTCCGACGCGATCCGGGACCGGCTCGCCGCCGCCGGGATCGTCGTCGAGGACTCGGCCGCGGGGGCGCGCTGGACCCTGGCGCAGACCCGGGCCGACACCTAG